Genomic DNA from Streptomyces sp. GS7:
GGTGAAGGAGACCAGCCGGACCGGGTCGGTCAGCTCGGTGAGGACCTCGCGGACGGTGCGGACGACGGCGTGCCAGACGGCGTCCATGTCCTGTTCGGCCCAGCCGGGGTGCGGGCGGAGCACTTCGGTGGCGACCCGGGAGACGGCGATCTCGGCGCCCTGGTCGTCGAAGACGACGGACTTGATGACGGTGGTGCCGACGTCGATGGTCAGTACGGACATCAGTGGTGTCCTTTCACGCCCGGGCCGACGCGGTCTGCGGCGCGGTGGCGTCCCGGCCGGCGCCCGCCCCCGCGGCCGACTCGTCCGGCAGCTTCAGGAAGAGGGTGAGTCCGGTGCTCACCGCGTACATCCCCGCGAAGATCCAGACCACCCCTTCGACGCCGAGCGGCCCGACGAAGGCCGCGACGACGGCTGGTCCGACGAAGGTGCTGGCGCCGGCGCCCAGGTTGAGCGCGGCCAGCGCCTGTCCCTTGTGCCGCGGCTCCAGAGAAGGCATCAACGCTGATATCGGTACGTATCCCGCCAGCGTAGCCCCGTAGAACGCGGCCACGGCCAAGGCGAGCGGGAAGCTCGGGCCCGCGGTGGTCGGGACGTAGAAGAGGAGCAGGGTGCTCAGGGTGCAGCCGGCGCCGCCGAACCAGGCGATGGTGCGCCGCCAGCCGAGCCGGTCGCCGACCACGCCGAAGAGGAGGTTGGCGAAGATGTTGGTGGCGAACATCGCGCTGAGCAGATGCAGCCACTGGGTGAGGCCGAAGCCGACGGTCTTGGTGAAGTGGATCGGCAGGATGACGAAGAACCCGAACTGCGACGCGGTGTTGATGACCCGTACGACGGATCCGGCGCCGACCCGGGGGTTGCGCCAGAGGATCGTGACGCTGCCGAGCAGGGTGGCCAGCGGCCCCTCGCCCTCGGGCCGCTGCCGCCTGCCGCCGTGGGCGTCGCGGACGAGCAGCAGCGCGATCAGCCCGCCCGCGGCCACCAGCGCCAGCGCCGCCCACAGCGTGGCGTAGGCGCCGATGCGCGGGATCAGCCCGCCGGCGACGAGGGAACCGAGCGTCGGCAGCCCGCCGGTGAACGCGAACCAGAACCAGCCCATCGCCGTGCCCAGCCGTGCGCGGGGCGCGACGCCGGCGATCCAGACCAGGAACCCGTAGGCGAACAGCGGGTAGCCCAGGCCGCGGAGGCCGTAGCCGAGCAGCATCAGCGGATAGCTGGACGACGGGAGGGCGGCGGCGAGGAAGAGCAGCTGGAAGGCGGCCCAGATGACGAGTCCGGTCCACATCACCCGGCGTGGGCCCCACAGGTCGGCGAGCACGCTGGAGAGCCAGGCGGCGAGGGCGGCGGCGATACCGTAGACGGTGAACAGGAGCGCGACCCGGGACTCCGGGATGCCGCGGTCGATGAGGTACGGCGAGAGGTAGCCGGACTCGACTCCGTCTCCGACCATGAAGAGGAGCAGCCCGAGGTAGCCCCAGGCGAGGGTGGGCGGGATGCCGAGACGGGTGATCAGCGCCCGGCGGGTGATCGGCGGACGCGGAGGAGGGTTCGTCATCGAAGCTCCCCTTTCTGCGGCGGGATTCTGCGGCGGATTTCGGCGGCGGCCGGTGGAGGACGCAGTGATGCAACCGCTGGCGTAAAAGGGGCGTCAAGGGTGGCCGGAATCTTCGCATCGGGGCGGCGACCTGCCGTGTTGCGTCGGAGCGGAATCGGCATCTGCGGTGCGCTCGCCCGCGGGCACGGTGTTAAATCCGTGCGAACATAACGTGGCGAGTTCACGCGGGGCGGGCCGTGCCGGGAGCGCGGTGCGCCGCGCGGCGGCGGGAAGGAACGGGGCGATGGACCGGGTCGAGGCGCAGGAGGAACGGCGGCGCCGGATACGGGAGAGCGTGATCGCCCGGGGGTTCGTCCGGACCTCGGACCTCGCCGCCGAGTTCGGGATCAGCCTGATGACGGCCCACCGGGATCTGGACGCGCTGCAGGCACAGGGCTGGCTGCGCAAGGTGCGGGGCGGCGCGACCGGGCTGCCGTCGGCGCAGTTCCACGGCAGCGTGGCGGAGCGGATGGCGACCATGGCGGCGACCAAGCAGCTGCTGGCGCGGGCCGCCGCACGGCTGCTGGTCCCCGGCCAGACGGTGCTGCTGGACGACAGCACCACCTGTCTGCTGCTGGCGCACCACGTCTCCGAGCACACCCCGCTGACCGTGATCACCAACTCGCTGCCGGCCGTCACCACGCTCGCCAAGGAGCCCGGCATCTCGCTGATCACGCTCGGCGGGGCGTACTTCCCGGCCTATGACGCCTTCATGGGGCTGCACACCGCGGACGCCGTACGGGCCTACCGCGCCGATGTGCTGTTCCTGTCCACCACGGCCGTCGCCAACGGCCGCTGTTACCACACCTCACCGGAGACGGTGCAGGTCAAACGGGCCATGATGGAGAGCGCGGCGCGGCGGGTGCTGGTCGCCGACCACACCAAGTTCACCAAGGACGGGCTCTACGCGCTGGCGCCGCTGGCCGACTTCGACCTGCTGATCGTCGACGACGGGCTGCCGGCGGAGCAGGTACGGGCGGTGCGGGCGGGCGGCACGGAGGTGCTGGTGGTGCCGGCGCGCGGCGGGTCGTGACCCGGGGGAGCCGCGCGGTGCGTCTCCCCCGGCCGCCTCACTTCGCGCTCAGGCCGAGCGGTGACGGGTCGTCAGAGAGCGTGCGCAGCACCGCCCCGGGGTCCTTGACCAGCTTGCGCTCGGTGAGGTCCAGCAGCCCGCAGACGGCGCTGATCTCGGCGGCCACCGTGCCGTCCGCCTTGCGCACGGTCTGCTCGAAGACGAAGGTCCTGCCCTCGCCCCAGACGATCGCGGCGCTCACCTCGACCTCGTCGCCGGCCCGCAGCTCACGCCGGTAGCGGATGGTGGTCTCGACGGTCACCGGGCCGACGCCGGTGGCGACCATGGCGCTCTGCCCGATGCCGCACGCCTGGAGCAGCGACCAGCGGGCGTGCTCGGCGTACTGGAGGTAGACGCTCTGGTTGAGGTGGCCCTGGGTGTCGGTCTCGTAGCCCCGGACGGTGATGGGCACGGTGAACGGCTCGGCCGCCCCTGCCGCCGGAGTCCCGCTCGCGTCCGCCACTGCCTTCGCCCCGTCCGCCACGCTCTCTCCCGTTCTTCCCGGGTCCCCGCTACGGGTCCCCGCTCCCGGCTTCCTGGTTGGCCATCGTAGGCGGCGGTGATCAGCGGGCGGGCGGCATTTCCGGGGAGCCGCCCAACTCGGCCCAGCGGACCGTCCGGTCGCACCAGCGCTCCAGGAGGGTGCGGTCATGGCCGACCGCGAGCAGTCCGGCGCCGCTCTCCCTGCGGTACGACTCCACGACGGCCACCAGCGCCGCGGTGGTGGAGGCGTCCAGCATCGCGGTCATCTCGTCGCAGATCAGCCAGCGCGGCCGCAGCACCAGGGCGCGGGCCAGGCAGGCGCGTTGCAGCTGGCCGTCGCTGACCTCGTGCGGGCGGCGGGCGAGCAGGTCGGCGCCGAGGCCGACCCGGTCCGCCAACTCCCCTACCCGGCACGGGATCTCGGCTCGGCGGCCGGTGGCGCGCAGCGGCTCGGCGATCAGCTCGGCGAGGCGCAGGCGGGGATCCGCGGAGAGCCGGGGCTGCTGGAACAGCACGCCGAAGGCGGTGCGCAGGTCCCGGGGTGCGCGGTGCCGCCAGCCGCGGGCGGGCTCGCCGTCCACGGTCACGGTGCCGGCGTCGGGCCGGTGCAGCAGGGCGGCGACCCGCGCCAGGGTGGACTTGCCGCAGCCGCTGGGACCCAGCAGTCCGACCGCCTCCCCGGGGGCGATGGTGAGCGAGAGGCCGCGGACGGCCGGGGCGCGGCGGTCGTATCCGGCCGTGATGCCGCGCAGTTCAAGCATGGCGTGCGTCCTCTTCCGCCGTGACCGGGTGGTGGCAGGCGACGCCGTCGTAGGGGGCGGGGACCTGCGCGCAGCGGGCGGTGGCCCGGTCGCAGCGGGCGGCGTAGGCACAGCCGTCCGGCAGCGCACCGAGTTCGGGCGGCATGCCGGGGATGGGGGTGAAGGCCCGGTCGGGCAGCGCGGCGAGCAGTCCGCGGGCGTAGGGGTGCCGGGGTCCGGGGGTGCCGAAGAACCGTGGTGCGTCGGCGAGTTCGACGATCCGGCCGGCGTACATCACGGCGACCCGGTCGGCGATCCGCTCGGCCGCCGCCAGGTCATGAGTGATCATCAGCAGTGCGCGGTCGCCGCCGGTGTGCCGCTTGAGTTCGTCGACCGTACGGTCCACCAGTGGGCGGTCCAGGCCGGTGGTCGGCTCGTCGGCGAGCAGCAGCGGCGCGTCGCCGACCAGCGCGAGCGCGGTCGCGGCGCGCTGGGCCAGGCCGCCGGAGAGCTGGTGGGGGTGACGGTCGAGGTGGTCCGACGGGAAGGCGGCGCGCCCGGCGGCCCGCTCCGCCGCCGCCCGCAGCTCCACCCGCCCCCTGACTCCAGCCAACTCCCTTACTGCTTCTCCAGTTGGGCGCGTACGGTGCGTACGGGGGTGAGGTGCGCGGCCGGGCTCTGCGGTACGAGACCGATGCGCCGGCCGCGAATCGACCGGGCCAGCTCGGCCTCGGACGCGGTCAGCAGCTCGGTCTCCGCGCGGCCGGCGGACAGCAGCGCCGTACCGGCCGTCTGCGCGTTGCCGGGCAGCAGTCCGAGCAGCGCCGACGCCAGCACGGACTTGCCGCAGCCGCTCTCCCCGACCAGGGCCAGGCACTCCCCCGGCGCCAGCGCGAAGGTGGCATCGGTGACCGCGGCGACCGACCGGCCGCCGGGCATCCGGAAGCGGACGGACAGCCCGCGGACGGACAGCACGGGCCGGCCGCCGGCGCCCGTGGGGTCGGTGGCGGTCACAGCATCAGCTCCGATCGGCGGCGCGGGTTGATCCGCTCCCGCCAGGCGCCGGCCAGGCCCGCGACGGCGAGGGTGGGGACGATGAGGAACAGGCCCGGGAAGAGCGTGGGCCACCAGGCCCCGGCCAGCAGGGAGCCGCGGGCGGCGTTGGCCATGATGCCCAGGCTCGCCTCGTGGGCGGGCAGCCCCAGGCCCAGGAACGACAGCGCGGACTCGTGCCAGATGGCGTGCGGGACCATGAGGACGGCGGCGAGTCCGGCCTGCGGGAGTACGGCGGGCAGGAGGTGACGGGCCATCACCCGCCGGCGGGAGGCGCCGCCGGTGAGTGCCGCGTCGAGATACGGCCGGGAGCGCAGCGAGAGCACCTCGGCGCGGACGATGCGGGCGGTCGACAGCCAGTGCGTCAGCGCCACCGAGACGATCACCGGCCAGACGCCGGGCCGGAACATCGCCACGACGAAGATGCCCAGCAGCAGGTGCGGCACGGAGGAGAAGAGGTCGACCACCCGCATCACGGCGCGGTCGGCCCAGCCCCCGAGGGCGCCGGCCAGCGCGCCGACGGCGGTGCCGAGGACGCTTGCGGCCAGCGCCGCGACCACTCCGACCAGCAGCGACACCCGCAGCCCGTGGACGCAGCGCAGCAGCAGGTCGCGGCCGACCTCGTCGGTGCCGAACGGATGGGCCGCGGAGGGGGGTTGGAGCTTTTCGGCCAGGGCCACCGCCTGCGGGTCCAGAGGGAGGAGCGGCGGGACGACGAGCACGGCGAGGACGACGAGCGCCAGCAGTCCGGCGCAGACCCGCACCCGCAGGGCGCGCGCCGTACGGCCGCCGGCCGCGCGTCCCGCGGTCGGCACATCGCGCCAACCACCATGCGCATCAAGGGACTTGGCGGTGTCAGCCATCGAACCCCACCCTCGGGTCGGCCAGTCCGTACAGCAGGTCGGACAGCAGGTTGCCGGCCAGCACGGCGGCGGTGGCGAGCACCGTCAGCGCGGCCAGCAGCGGGAAGTCCACGCCGGTGGCCGCCTGGACGGTGGCGGCGGCGATGCCCGGCCAGCTGAAGACGGTCTCGACCAGCAGCGCACCGGTGATCAGTTCCGGGACCCGGGAGCCGACGAGGGTCAGCACCGGCAGCAGTCCGCAGCGCAGCGCGTGCCCGAGCAGTACGGTCCGCTCCCGCAGCCCGCGCGCCCGGGCGCCGCGTACCGGGTCCTCGTCCAGCGCGTCGCCGACGCCCTGCCGTACGTAGAGCACGAACCACGGGAGCTGGGAGACGGCCAGCACCAGCGCGGGCAGCAGCGCATGGCGGGCGATCTGGCCCGCGGTGGCGACGTCGCTGCCGGTGTCGGTGAGTCCGCCGGCCGGCAGCACGCCCAGTTCGATCGCGCCCAGCCAGACGGCGAGCAGTCCGAGCCAGAACGGCGGCGCGGCTTCGAGGGTGTAGGCGGCGGACGTGACCGCGCGGTCGAGCGGGCCGCCGCGGCGCCGGGCGGCCAGCACGCCGAGCAGGGTGCCGGCGAGCACGGCGAGCGTGAAGGCGAGGGCGCACAGCAGCACGGACCAGCCGATGCGTTCGCCGATGACCTGGGAGACCGGGGCGCGCAGCGCGGCCGAGTCGCCGAGGTCGCCGGTGAGGGCGCCGGTCAGCCAGTCCCACCAGCGGGCGAGCAGCGGGCGGTCGGCGCCGAGGTTGTGCCGGAGCTGGTCGAGGTTGTGCTGCGAGGCGGTCAGCCCGGCGGTGCCGGCGTACGCCTGCACCGGGTCGAAGGGCGAGGCCGCGGCGATCGCGAACACCCCGAGGGTGACGGCGAGCAGGACCGGCACGGCGAGCAGCGCCCGCCGTGCGGTCATCCGCGCCATCGGCCCCCAGGGCGGCGAGGACAGGGCGGTCACTTCGCGGGCTGCCAGTCCTCTGCGTTCCACCAGGGGCCGGAGGCCAGTCCGTGGTCGTGCGGCTCGACCTGGGTGGTCAGGCCCTGCCAGCGGTCGGCGATGACGTAGAGGTGGTCGACGTGGGTGAGGAAGACGTAGGCGGGGTTCTCGGCCAGGCGCCGCTGAATGGTGTCGTAGGCGGCCTTGCGGGCGGCCCGGTCGTCGGTGCGGCGGGCCGCGACCAGCTGCTCGTCGACGGTGGCGTCGGCGTACCGCGACATGTTGTTGAAGCCGTCGCCGGCGAGCGAGGAGTGCAGCAGCAGGTACTGGTCGAAGTCGGGGTCGGCAGGGCTGCCGCCGCCGGCGAGCACCGCGTCCTGCTTCATGTGCGGTGCGATGGCCTCCCAGGTGCCGGACTCGACCCTGGCCTCGATGCCGGCCTTCCTGGCGTCCGAGGCGAAGGCCAGCGCGTGCTCCTGGCGGAGCGTGTCGCCGGAGAGGTACCAGAGGGTGAAGGAGGCGCGGCGGCCGTCCTTCTCCCGGATGCCGTCGAGGCCCTCCGTCCAGCCCGCGCCGTCGAGGATGCGCCGCGCCTCGGCGAGGTCGTACGGGCGCTCGGTGCCCTTGGCGAACCACGGGCTGTCGGTGGGCACCGGCCCGTAGGCCGGCTTGCCGGCGCCGCTCAGGATGCCCTTGACCATGGCCCGGCGGTCCACCGCGAGGTCCAGTGCCCGGCGTACGGCCCGGTCGCCGGTGACCGGGTTGGCGCCGGGCAGGGTGACGTTGCGGTAGTCGAAGGTCTTGGCGGCGAGGGTGGTACGGCCCTTGTCGGCCTTGAAGGCGGCGGCGAGGTCGGGCGGCAGGATGGCGCCGTCGAGGTCGCCGGAGCGCAGCCGGGTGGCGCGGATGTCGTCGTCCTTGACGACCGCCATGGTGAGGCGCTTCACCTTGGGCACCCCGCCCCAGTAGTGGGGGTTGGCGGTGAAAGTGAGCTTCTCGCCCTTGGACCAGTCGGTGAGGACGTACGGCCCGGTGCCGATCGGCCTGGTGGTGAAGGAGCCGGTGTTGACGTCCTGCTCGCCCGCGATGTGCCGGGGGGCGATGGGCAGCACGGTGCGCTCGGCGAACGGCGCGTAGGGGTACTTGAGATGGAAGACGACGGTCCGGTCGTCCTTCTTCTCCACCTTCTCGATGGCGTCCAGTTCGGCCTTGGAGGCGTTGTTGGTCTTCGCGTCGAGGATGGTGCGGTAGGTGAAGACCACGTCGTCGGCGGTGAAGGGCTTGCCGTCGCTGAACGTGACGCCCCGGCGGAGCGGGTAGGTGTAGGTTGTACCGCCGTCGGTGACCTTGGGGAGGGCGGCGGCGAGGGCGGGCCGGAGCGCCATCCCGGCGTCGTGGGTGAGCAGTCCGTCGAAGATCTTGGAGTTGCCGTCCTTGCCGTAGCCCAGCAGCGGGCTGAGCGTCTCCGGTTCGTGGGCGATCCCGACGACGGCGGAGTCCGCGGCCCTGCCGGCGCCGCGGCCGTCGTCCGGTGCCGCGCAGGCCGTCGCCGCGAGCGCCATGGTGGCCGCCGTGGCCGCGGCGACCGCTCCCCGTATGGACCGGGCCGTCATGCCCACACCCCTTTGAAGATCGACTGTTATTGCGCATTGCTCGCAATTGAGCAGCTGCCATTAAACAGCACGTAAAGGCATGGTCATGAATCGGTCCGGGGCTGCCGTCCGGGGACGCCCCGGGCCGGGGCTCACGGGGTGCCGGTCACCAGCCGCAGATCCCACTTCTCCAGCGCTTCCTGGATCGGCTGGAAGATGGTGACGGTGTCCCCGCCGGTCTTGCAGGTCGCGGCACCGCCGCCGGAGTGCACCCCTACGGCCTTCGGGGCGCCGGGTTGCGAGACGTACGATCCGCCCGAATCCCCAGCCGCCGAGCAGGCGTTGGTGAAGGACAGCCCGTTGACGACGGCGGTGCCGTAGTCCACGGTCTGCCCGGTGCGGGTGATCTCACCGCAGCGCCACCCGCTGGTCTGGCCCGAGTGGCAGACCGACGTCCCGACGATGCCCTCCTGGGCACCGGTGACGGCGACCGGGCTGCCGCCCTGGCCCGCCACCGCCGAACTCAGCCGCCAGTCCGGCTGGTTGACCGTGACCAGCCCGAAGTCGCCGTCGTGCCCGTTGACGCTGTGCGCCCCGCCCTCGTTCGAGATCCCCATCAGGCTGCCGTCCTTGCCGTACGCCGGCAGGTCGGGCTTGAGGGTGCAGTGACCCGCCGTCAGAAAGCCGCGGTAGCTGCCCGGACCGGTCACCGAGAAGCCGATGGAGCAGATGCCCTCGGTGCCCGGCATCCAGCGCTGGCCGCCGACGACCGTGCCGCTCTGCTGGCGCGGCGCCTGGTCGCTGCGCTCGACGGTGACCGGGACCCGCGAGCGGACGGCGACCTGCCGTACCGCGCTTTCGAAACCGGCGGTCCGCTTGGTCCGCGCCGCGCGGTCGACCCGGACCACGACCCCGTTGGCGCGCTCGTCCACGCCCCAGCCGGTGACGCCCGGTACGCCGCGGCCGGCCCGTTCCGCGATCTGCCGCACCACCCCGTTGAGCGTGGCCCGGCTGTGCCGGACGACCTTGGGCACCGCCCCCGCGGCCCGGACGCGGCGGACGTCGGCGGCGTTGGTCACCGCGACGACGAGCTTGCCGGTCTGCTTGTCGAACCACATCCCGGCGGGCGGCACGGCCAGCGCCCGGCGCACCGCGAGGGAGGTGTGCTGCGCCTCGGCCTCCTGCGCGAGCCGGGTTCGCGCCTGAGCCGGCGTCAGCCCCAGGTCGCGGCGCATCGCATCCAGCATGCCGCGCTGCGAGGGCTGGGGACTGGGGTCGGACTGCGGCAGGGCGTGTGCCGGACTGTGCGGTGCGACGGCCGCCAGCATGGCGACCACGGCCGCACTCCACAGAGCGGCCTTGCGAAAGCGGCGTTCCATCGGGGATCTCCTCGCGGTGTCGAGTACACGTCGGATCCGGCCGGGCTCAGGCCCCCAGACTCCTCGACCCCGCGACAGGCGGCACGGGAGAGAGCACCTGCATGATGGGCCGGTGCCCTCCGACGCCCGTCCCCAAGTCCCCTCCGTGCGCGGCCCGGTCGCCTTCGACGCGCTGCCCGGGGCGCTGCGCAACGTCGCCTACTCGGGCGTCCGCCATCCGGGAGCGACGCCACCTGAATGCCCGTCATACGCGGCGGACGGGAACTCCGCCCTCACCGGCGGCGCCAACTGCCAGCGCTACGCCTACGCCGTCCTGCGCCACTTCGGCCTGCTGGTCCCCCCGTTGCGCTCGGCCGAACTCTGGGCGGACCGGGACGCGACCCGGCCGGCCGACCCGACCCGCCCGCTGGACCTGGTCCTCTTCGACGCCGGCCCGGTCGCGGACCGGCCGCCGGGCTACGGCGCGCACGTGGGCGTCCACCTGGGACCCGACCAAGTGCTGCACCTGTGCCGGGAGGTGGGCCGGCCGGCCGTGTGGCGCTACGCCGACTTCGCGGCCCGGCCGCGCTATGCGCGCTTCCTGGGTGCCAAGCGGGTGGTGGTGGCCAACTCCGGTGCGGAGGGCGGCTGTTAGCGGGTGACCTGCCGGGGCATACGAGGAGCCCGGCCCCTGGAGAGGAGCCGGGCCCGGGGCGGTACCGGGTCAGAAGTCGCCGCCGAAGCCTCCGTCGCCGCCTCCGAAGCCGCCGTCACCGCCGAACCCGCCGCTGAAGTCGTCGGGGTTGAAGTCGGCGCCGGTGACCTCGCCGCCGTCGGCGCCTTGATAGCCGCCGAAGTCGGCTCCGTAGGCGGGCGTGGACGCCATCATGTGGCCGAGCACGGTGCCGGCCAGGAGGCCGGGGAGCAGCCCGCTGCCGAAGTAGCCGCCGGCCCAGGGGCCGTAGGCGGGTCCCGCGTCCCAGTAGGGGCGGTCGCCCTGCGGGGTGCGGACCGTGCGGGCCAGCGGCTCGCGGCCCTCGTCCAGGCGGGTCTTGTCCGCGGCGCAGACCGGGACGGTGCGCTCGGCGCCGCCGGACGGGGCCCAGGCCACGTCGACGGCGGACGGGCCGTGCCGCGGGTCGAAGAAGCACGGCGGCCGGCGCTCGGGCAGCGGCCTGCCCTCGCGGCGGGCGGCCAGCGTGGCGAGCGAGAAGCGGCCGTCCTCCAGCTCCTTGGTGACGGCCTGCACGTCGCCGGGGTGCTCGGCCGCGGCCATCGCCGACTTGGCGTCCTCGTAGGCGTCCAGGGCGTGGGTGTAGTCGGCGCGCATCGCGTCGTCGGCGCCGGGCTCGCCGGGGTCGAAGTCGAGCCGGTCCAGCTCCTCGCCGAAGGCGGTGATGTCCTCGTCGACCACCACCCGCAGGTCTTCGAGGGCGGCGCGCTCCGCCTCGGCGCGCCGGCGGCGGTTGCGGCGGGCGATGGCGTAGGCACCGCCGCCACCGATGACGATCAGTGCGCCGATGCCGATCGCGGTACCGGTGTCGAAGCCGGTGCCGCCGGTGCCGCCCCATGAGGACGGGGCGTGGCCGCGCGCCTCGCCGGCCGCCGTGTCGACGAAGCTGTTGAGGCGCTCGGCGACGGTCGGGTACGCGGAGCGGTTGACCGCGCCGACCAGGTTCTGGACGGCGCTGCGCGGCATGACGCGGGGGTCGGCGCCGGCGTTGAAGGCGTTGCCGAGTTCGACCGCGTAGACGCCGCTGATGCCGACCTTGGTGCGCAGGTCCCGGAGCAGCGTCCGGGGCTGGTAGTCGGAGGCGCGGGGCAGGACGGCGACGAAGACCGGCTTGCCGGAGTCCTTGATCTTCTTGGCGAGGGCATCCGCCTGGCTGGCCGAAAACTGACCCGAGGCCCGGGGGTCCACGTAGACGGGCCCTTTGCGCAGCGCGGCCGCCGCCTCGTCCAGCCCACCTGCGGCATACGCACCCGGTGCGGCCACCGCGGCCACCGCCAGCAGAGCGGCCAGCAGCAGGAGAACCGGTCCGATCAGCACACGCCGGGTTGCGGTCTTCATGGCTTCGACGCTACCCGAACCGCACTTTCAAGACACCCTCCGACGGTGACCGGCGGCACACCGGGAAGGGCCCGCCGGCGGCGCAGTATGCACGCCTTTTCCGGCCCTGTCGCGCGGGAGCTGCCCGGCCGGGTGGTCGCTCCGCGTGCCGTTTTTGATGATCAAGGTCACCGGGGATGTTCCGGCTCGTCCCTCCCCCGAGGATAAGGAGGACACGATGGGCAGGGCCGCCGAGATGGCCAACTCCCTCGCCATCACCGTCGCCGCCACCGCTGTCGGCTGCATGCTGGTTCTCGATCTCGCCCCCTCGCACCACCCCGGCTTCCAGAAGACCCCGCTCCCGACCTCCGACCCCGCCGGTGCCGCCCTCGTCGACGACACCGGCGCCGTCCGGGGCGGCTCGGCCGCCCGCGCCTCGACCACCGCGCTGGGTGCCATCGCCCGCGCCCCCGGGCGGCCCGGGACCGGACCGCCGCCGGCCGGGCGGATCCACGTCACCACCCCCACCGGCCCGATCAGCCTGCGGGCGCACGGCAGCTTCCCGGTGGCCTGGACGAACACCACCGGTGCCGACGTGGACGTCTGGCTGAACGCGGCGGCGGGCCGCGGTCGCGCCCAGCGGCTGGCGCGGGTCTCCCCGCGGGCCGGGTCCGCGGCGGCCGGCGAGGCGATCGTCACCCTGCCGCGGGTGCGGCCCGGCCCCGCGTACTCCGTGGAGGTGGTCGCCGGCGACGGAGCGGTCCATGCCTACAGCAAGCCGTTCGCCGTCACCGACTGAGTGCGCGGCCGGCCGGGCCGCCAACCGGCGTGCGCCACCGGCCCGTTGGATCCACCGCGGCGCCGGCCGGACCGGTGGCGGCGCGGCGGATCCCGGAACCCGGACGCCGGCTACGGAGCGGCCAGGTCGACCAGTGCGGCCAGCGCGTCCCGGTGCCGCCCCGGCGTGCCGAGGGCGAGTTCATCGCTCTTGGCGCGCTTGAGGAAGAGATGCGCAGGGTGCTCCCAGGTCATGCCGATGCCGCCGTGCAGCTGGATGCACTCCTCGGCGGCGTGCACCGCCACCGGTGCGCAGTACGCCTGCGCCACCGCGACCGCCACCGGGGCGTCGGAACTGCCGCTCGCCAGCGCGTCGGCGGCGTTGCGGGCGGCGGCGCGGGCCGAGCCGACCTCCAGCCACAGCGCGGCCATCCGGTGCTTGAGCGCCTGGAACGAGCCGACCGGGCGGCCGAACTGGGTGCGCTCGGCGGTGTGCCGCACGGTCTCGGTCAGACACCACTCGGCGATGCCCAGCTGCTCCGAGGCGAGCAGGCCCGCCCCGGTGAGCAGCGCGCGGTCCACCGCGGCCCGGGCCCGCTCGCCGGTGGCCAGCGGGCGTCCGGGGGCCCGGTCGAAGGCGAGGTGCGCGAGGGGGCGGGTGAGGTCGAGCGGGGTGACGGCCTCGGCCCGTACGCCCGGC
This window encodes:
- a CDS encoding S1 family peptidase: MERRFRKAALWSAAVVAMLAAVAPHSPAHALPQSDPSPQPSQRGMLDAMRRDLGLTPAQARTRLAQEAEAQHTSLAVRRALAVPPAGMWFDKQTGKLVVAVTNAADVRRVRAAGAVPKVVRHSRATLNGVVRQIAERAGRGVPGVTGWGVDERANGVVVRVDRAARTKRTAGFESAVRQVAVRSRVPVTVERSDQAPRQQSGTVVGGQRWMPGTEGICSIGFSVTGPGSYRGFLTAGHCTLKPDLPAYGKDGSLMGISNEGGAHSVNGHDGDFGLVTVNQPDWRLSSAVAGQGGSPVAVTGAQEGIVGTSVCHSGQTSGWRCGEITRTGQTVDYGTAVVNGLSFTNACSAAGDSGGSYVSQPGAPKAVGVHSGGGAATCKTGGDTVTIFQPIQEALEKWDLRLVTGTP
- a CDS encoding cell wall hydrolase, which gives rise to MPSDARPQVPSVRGPVAFDALPGALRNVAYSGVRHPGATPPECPSYAADGNSALTGGANCQRYAYAVLRHFGLLVPPLRSAELWADRDATRPADPTRPLDLVLFDAGPVADRPPGYGAHVGVHLGPDQVLHLCREVGRPAVWRYADFAARPRYARFLGAKRVVVANSGAEGGC